The following are from one region of the Magallana gigas chromosome 4, xbMagGiga1.1, whole genome shotgun sequence genome:
- the LOC105324444 gene encoding uncharacterized protein gives MAYLESVLNKSCDAANFESSRKTWFILKRQVHMSYDREDVNPTEFEKKNLFIDCQRCLIKSCRNIDCNNKIGVIVCRNGLIKADSPSIPTPSTQTTVWGQQAWEKRNTVNHTWATNDVSTTVMKKQTFLLTSNKIDSRENISTLKTTSINPINRQRKEDETGKNVGIVAVSFLVCALILAGAFCFVRIRKKFLLKRERPSTSILTEFSSEKNKQSSHENDNNQRIDEISVGNSPKECLYDFADNSKLEGETQYNQENELLYHHLRESVPTNNVNENTYMVAGYKTSDEDNVYFGRVEDPYDHLRGTVRTRQEDNTYDHAPIVGESDYSSFNINVGRNTGQSHVEESIYDQFEG, from the exons ATGGCTTATCTTGAATCAGTATTGAACAAAAGTTGTGATGCTGCAAACTTTGAGAGTTCGAGAAAAACctggtttattttaaaaagacaagTGCACATGAGTTATGATCGAG AAGACGTAAATCCTACAGAGTTTGAAAAAAAGAACCTTTTCATTGACTGTCAACGATGTCTCATCAAATCATGTCGAAATATTGACTGCAACAACAAAATAGGTGTAATTGTGTGTAGAAAT gggctGATCAAAGCTGATTCGCCCTCTATCCCAACGCCATCGACACAAACCACGGTTTGGGGTCAACAAGCTTGGGAAAAGAGAAACACTGTAAATCACACGTGGGCTACAAACGATGTGTCAACGACTGTGATGAAGAAACAAACGTTTTTGTTGACGTCAAATAAAATTGACTCTAGAGAAAATATAAGCACACTGAAAACTACATCTATAAATCCAATCAATCGACAAAGAAAGGAGG aTGAAACTGGGAAAAACGTCGGAATAGTAGCTGTGTCCTTCCTTGTTTGTGCATTGATATTAGCAGGAGCATTCTGTTTTGTCAG AATAAGGAAGAAATTCCTTCTGAAAAGAGAACGTCCAAGCACATCCATATTGACTGAATTTTCAtcggaaaaaaataaacaatcatctcatgaaaatgataataatcaGAGAATTGATGAAATATCTGTTGGAAATTCGCCAAAAGAGTGTCTGTATGATTTCGCAGACAACAGTAAATTAGAAGGGGAAACTCAATATAACCAAGAAAACGAattactgtatcatcatctcaGAGAAAGTGTTCCGACAAATAATGTGAATGAAAATACATATATGGTAGCTGGATACAAGACATCGGACGAAGACAACGTGTATTTTGGAAGGGTGGAGGATCCATACGATCATCTTAGAGGGACGGTCCGTACAAGACAGGAAGACAATACCTACGACCATGCACCGATTGTAGGCGAGTCTGACTATTCCAGCTTTAACATTAATGTGGGTAGGAATACAGGTCAATCACATGTTGAAGAAAGCATATATGACCAATTTGAGGGCTAA